The Paracoccus sediminicola genome has a segment encoding these proteins:
- a CDS encoding branched-chain amino acid ABC transporter permease, whose protein sequence is MTKTDFRREHIYIAILACLLIAGFFLPGWLRFLLQTALAGGLVALGVALQMRAGLVNFGQGLYYCIGGYAVGMLAAKLGITDAALLLPAAILASLLTGAVLGLLLARYREIFFAMLSLAVSMILYGLLVRASWLGSTDGFNIPPVSYLGWSPERAIRPAITYGVTAALTVLSCLVVARYLRSGAGMLCEAVAENEIRLEYLGASPKRIVFIAIAVAAALSGLGGGLFAISTGHVDPTMTNWTTSGQFVFVALLAGRGSAIAPVIGYFLLQLVRTYALDIAPNAWQMILGAVMLSVILLLPDGLWSLVQKRRKA, encoded by the coding sequence ATGACGAAGACGGATTTCCGCCGCGAACATATCTATATAGCGATCCTCGCCTGCCTGCTGATCGCCGGGTTCTTTTTGCCGGGGTGGCTGCGCTTTCTTTTGCAGACGGCGCTGGCGGGCGGTCTTGTCGCGCTTGGCGTCGCGCTTCAGATGCGCGCAGGGTTGGTGAATTTCGGGCAGGGCCTTTACTATTGTATCGGCGGCTATGCGGTCGGGATGCTGGCGGCGAAGCTGGGCATCACCGATGCGGCTCTGCTGCTGCCCGCGGCGATCCTGGCGTCACTGCTGACCGGCGCAGTGCTGGGCCTGCTTCTTGCGCGCTACCGGGAAATCTTCTTCGCCATGCTGTCACTGGCCGTGTCGATGATCCTCTACGGACTTCTCGTCCGGGCATCATGGCTGGGGTCCACCGACGGCTTCAATATCCCGCCGGTCAGCTATCTGGGCTGGTCACCCGAACGTGCGATCCGGCCTGCGATAACCTATGGTGTCACCGCCGCTCTCACCGTCTTGTCCTGCCTCGTCGTGGCGCGTTATCTGCGCTCGGGCGCAGGTATGCTGTGCGAAGCCGTGGCCGAGAATGAAATCAGGCTGGAATATCTGGGCGCTTCTCCGAAGCGGATCGTGTTCATCGCGATTGCCGTTGCCGCTGCGCTGTCTGGGCTCGGCGGCGGTCTGTTCGCCATTTCGACCGGGCATGTCGATCCGACGATGACGAACTGGACGACGTCGGGCCAATTCGTCTTTGTCGCGCTGCTCGCGGGGCGTGGCAGCGCAATCGCGCCGGTAATTGGGTATTTCCTGCTGCAACTCGTGAGGACCTATGCGCTCGATATCGCGCCGAACGCATGGCAGATGATCCTCGGAGCGGTGATGCTGAGCGTGATCCTGCTGCTGCCTGACGGGCTGTGGTCTCTGGTGCAGAAACGGAGAAAAGCATGA
- a CDS encoding branched-chain amino acid ABC transporter permease: MLKFTAIMLDGMNYAAWLFLVAVGLTLIYGVMRILNIAHGAFYAIGAYICASALGAYYGAGLPQAGAFLAMGMAAVVVGFVVGLAIERGVLRFLTGKDEVLMVLVTYAMFLILEDAVKLIWGVNSYFVYEPYAYFGFVEIGGLPYQVYDLLMVVLAVVLGFALWFWLERTRMGRMTTAVVADREISAAMGINVTRIFSTTFVIGTIFAMIGGVITAPKIAITPGIGVEVIILAFAVVVIGGLGSIPGAAIGAIFAGYARALSVHLAPEFDLFAIYAVMAAVLAVRPHGLFAKTSGRKI, translated from the coding sequence ATGCTGAAATTCACCGCCATTATGCTCGACGGCATGAACTACGCCGCCTGGCTCTTTCTGGTCGCAGTAGGGCTCACGCTGATCTACGGTGTGATGCGTATCCTGAACATCGCACATGGGGCCTTCTACGCTATAGGCGCCTATATCTGCGCCTCGGCGCTCGGGGCCTATTACGGTGCGGGATTGCCTCAGGCCGGGGCGTTTCTGGCGATGGGGATGGCCGCCGTTGTCGTCGGCTTCGTGGTGGGTCTGGCCATCGAACGCGGCGTTCTAAGATTTCTGACCGGGAAGGACGAGGTGCTGATGGTCCTCGTCACCTATGCAATGTTCCTGATCCTCGAAGATGCGGTAAAGCTGATCTGGGGCGTGAACAGCTATTTCGTCTATGAGCCCTATGCCTATTTCGGCTTCGTCGAGATCGGTGGGCTTCCATATCAGGTCTATGATCTGCTGATGGTGGTGCTGGCCGTCGTGCTTGGCTTTGCCCTGTGGTTCTGGCTCGAGCGAACGCGGATGGGCCGGATGACGACCGCTGTGGTGGCCGACCGCGAGATCAGCGCGGCCATGGGCATCAATGTCACGCGGATATTCTCTACAACCTTCGTCATCGGCACCATCTTCGCGATGATCGGCGGTGTCATCACGGCGCCGAAAATCGCGATCACGCCAGGCATCGGGGTTGAGGTCATCATCCTTGCTTTCGCAGTCGTGGTGATCGGCGGCCTGGGCTCGATCCCCGGTGCGGCGATCGGCGCGATCTTTGCGGGTTATGCGCGTGCGCTGTCGGTGCATCTCGCGCCCGAGTTCGATCTCTTTGCGATCTATGCTGTGATGGCTGCGGTTCTGGCGGTCCGGCCTCACGGGCTTTTTGCGAAAACCTCGGGGCGAAAAATATGA
- a CDS encoding ABC transporter substrate-binding protein: MKYHIAALTLCTAIVPATVGHAQEDSFKIGVPVFLSGAAAGPFGEPEKNAAELLFDALNAGEVPAPYDSVGINGRSIVGTFTDEASDAAVEYRNLVDREAVDAVIGYTSSGNCQTVAPLAEELETFTVFVDCGTPQIFEQVVTDPKFLFRTGPTATPDAVGAARYLVDTGADLSRVAGVNQNYAWGQDNWRDFTASLEALDTGAELVSEQFPQLGAGQYGAEVSALLTSSPTVVFSSFWGGDLEALVLQSAPRGLFARSTVLMTCGEALFPVIAKDVPEGAIISARGPYSVFAPENELASWFTAAYEERFGQKPTYPAWKMAQAVLGTKAAFEAAGENATGAEAAEAFAGMEFEAPSGTVRMANANGHQAIQGIGFGTYKLSEDGEPGVENVIFYDAECVSPPADMTAEEWIESGFEGSTCS, from the coding sequence ATGAAATACCACATCGCCGCGCTGACGCTTTGCACGGCCATCGTCCCCGCGACGGTCGGCCACGCGCAAGAGGACAGCTTCAAGATCGGGGTGCCGGTCTTCCTGTCCGGAGCCGCCGCCGGCCCGTTCGGCGAGCCGGAAAAGAATGCCGCTGAACTGTTGTTCGACGCGCTCAATGCCGGTGAGGTTCCGGCCCCCTATGACAGCGTCGGGATCAACGGCCGCAGCATCGTCGGCACCTTCACCGATGAGGCCTCGGATGCCGCAGTCGAGTATCGCAATCTCGTCGATCGTGAGGCGGTCGATGCGGTGATCGGTTATACGTCGTCGGGGAACTGCCAGACGGTCGCGCCGCTCGCCGAGGAGCTGGAGACCTTTACCGTTTTCGTCGATTGCGGCACACCGCAGATTTTCGAACAGGTGGTGACCGATCCGAAGTTTCTGTTCCGGACCGGGCCGACAGCAACACCCGATGCCGTGGGCGCGGCCCGCTATCTGGTCGATACCGGCGCGGATCTGTCGCGCGTGGCCGGCGTGAACCAGAATTACGCCTGGGGTCAGGACAATTGGCGGGATTTCACGGCCTCTCTTGAAGCGCTCGATACCGGTGCAGAGCTGGTTTCGGAACAGTTTCCGCAGCTCGGCGCCGGGCAATACGGTGCGGAGGTCTCGGCGCTGCTGACATCCTCCCCGACGGTTGTGTTCAGCTCGTTCTGGGGTGGCGACCTCGAGGCGCTGGTCCTGCAATCGGCCCCGCGTGGTCTTTTTGCGCGCTCGACGGTGCTGATGACCTGCGGCGAGGCTCTGTTCCCCGTCATCGCCAAGGATGTGCCGGAAGGTGCGATCATCTCGGCGCGCGGCCCGTATAGCGTGTTCGCGCCAGAGAATGAACTCGCAAGCTGGTTCACCGCAGCCTATGAAGAGCGCTTCGGTCAGAAGCCCACCTATCCGGCCTGGAAAATGGCGCAAGCGGTGCTGGGCACCAAGGCTGCATTCGAAGCGGCGGGCGAGAATGCGACAGGCGCGGAAGCGGCCGAAGCTTTCGCCGGCATGGAATTCGAAGCCCCCTCCGGCACGGTTCGCATGGCCAATGCCAATGGCCACCAGGCCATCCAGGGCATCGGCTTCGGCACCTATAAGCTGAGCGAAGACGGTGAGCCGGGTGTCGAGAATGTCATTTTCTACGACGCCGAATGCGTGAGCCCACCCGCTGATATGACCGCGGAAGAATGGATCGAGTCGGGCTTCGAAGGTTCGACTTGCAGCTGA
- a CDS encoding IclR family transcriptional regulator, with translation MATDRSRKLSVPAIGRATALMDLIADEPDSLTIASMARRLGLAKSSVHAQCSTLEELGLLVRNSDNSYAIGPHVMHWSRAFARRSDVTAEFARIWDEGTDQLQGATITLSVLNGNDVVYIGARNSDHTPWFNFSIGMRLPMAFTATGQAFMTRMSETEIRNRFADGLPPPMTPHSPQSLDELLQLVAEARQRGYSIDNQAVSDGMICFGALVLNASNEAVAGVAVSLPVREATPDKREVIVRALTQISSTISRRLGAGIEAM, from the coding sequence ATGGCGACCGATCGCAGTCGTAAACTCTCTGTCCCTGCCATCGGTCGGGCGACCGCGCTCATGGATCTCATTGCCGATGAACCCGACAGCCTGACCATTGCAAGCATGGCGAGACGCTTGGGGCTGGCGAAAAGCTCGGTCCACGCGCAGTGCAGTACCCTTGAAGAGCTCGGCCTGCTCGTGCGGAACTCCGACAACAGCTACGCGATCGGCCCGCATGTCATGCATTGGTCGCGCGCCTTCGCGCGCCGCAGCGATGTGACGGCAGAGTTTGCCCGGATCTGGGATGAAGGCACCGACCAGCTTCAGGGCGCGACCATCACGTTGTCGGTGCTGAACGGCAACGACGTCGTCTATATCGGCGCGCGCAACTCCGATCATACGCCCTGGTTCAACTTCAGCATCGGCATGCGTCTGCCGATGGCATTTACCGCCACCGGGCAGGCCTTCATGACCCGCATGTCAGAGACCGAGATCCGGAATCGTTTCGCGGATGGTCTGCCGCCGCCGATGACACCGCATTCGCCACAGTCGCTTGATGAGCTTCTGCAACTCGTCGCAGAGGCGCGACAGCGCGGCTATTCCATAGACAACCAGGCGGTGAGCGACGGTATGATCTGCTTCGGCGCCCTTGTCCTGAACGCCTCCAACGAAGCCGTGGCCGGCGTTGCCGTCAGCCTGCCCGTGCGCGAGGCGACGCCCGACAAGCGGGAGGTGATCGTCAGGGCGCTGACGCAGATCTCATCGACCATCTCGCGCCGCCTTGGCGCGGGGATCGAGGCGATGTAA
- a CDS encoding IclR family transcriptional regulator, with amino-acid sequence MMEDHIDLDLGTDRNFVTALARGLEVLRCFRRNETSLSNSDIAQRTGLPRPTVTRLTHTLCQLDYLVHMEDSGKYRLGAGVLRLGYGVLAGIDIASRASEVMRGLYEGGPNPNATVAFGERHQLSMIYTSVHRPNSDVSLTLGVGSRLPLFRSAMGRALLCALPDDVRERLLVQAEDAGRENIKEIRKGLERAFEEYAEYGWCSSFGDWRPQISGIAVPILSLHGDRIYSMNVGAPSFLITPDELREHYGPRLIAAGRALSDIPGRL; translated from the coding sequence ATGATGGAAGATCATATCGATCTCGATCTAGGCACAGATCGCAACTTTGTCACCGCGCTGGCGCGGGGGCTGGAAGTTCTGCGCTGTTTTCGCCGCAACGAGACGAGCCTGTCTAACAGCGATATCGCGCAGCGCACCGGCTTGCCGCGCCCGACCGTGACACGTCTGACCCATACGCTGTGCCAACTCGACTACCTTGTGCATATGGAGGACTCAGGAAAATATCGCCTCGGGGCGGGCGTTCTGAGGCTCGGCTATGGGGTTCTGGCCGGTATCGATATCGCCAGCCGCGCATCGGAAGTGATGCGGGGGCTTTACGAGGGGGGGCCGAACCCCAACGCGACGGTGGCCTTCGGTGAGCGCCATCAACTGAGCATGATCTACACATCCGTTCACCGCCCGAACAGCGACGTATCGCTGACACTCGGTGTGGGGTCTCGATTGCCGCTCTTTCGGTCCGCGATGGGGCGCGCGCTTCTCTGTGCCCTTCCCGACGATGTCCGCGAGAGACTGCTTGTCCAGGCGGAAGACGCCGGCCGCGAGAACATCAAAGAGATCCGCAAGGGGCTGGAGCGCGCCTTTGAAGAATATGCCGAATACGGCTGGTGCTCTTCCTTCGGCGACTGGCGTCCGCAGATCAGCGGAATCGCGGTGCCGATCCTGTCGTTGCATGGGGACCGTATCTACAGCATGAACGTAGGTGCCCCCAGCTTCCTTATCACGCCTGACGAGCTGCGCGAACATTACGGCCCCCGCCTCATCGCGGCGGGGCGGGCTCTGAGCGACATTCCGGGCCGGCTTTGA
- a CDS encoding SDR family NAD(P)-dependent oxidoreductase gives MSRKPFRHFWAIWRAASEDEASLPSRPLSQRYHTPNVPPRKIEFRSWLTRCSGLRFIVTSREEIMRLFDLSGKTALITGSTKGIGRASAEALAAANARVVISSRTAEDCERVAAEIRDAGGDATPIPANISRDDELEDLVKTTEEKLGPVDVLVCNAAVNPYHGPFLDIPDDAFEKTIRVNIRSNMRLAKRVIPGMQKAGGGAIVVISSIAGFKGSDMLGTYALTKAADAQLVRNLAVCYGKDNIRANGIAPALVKTDFARKLWENEERARQVAESYALKRLGEPDDIAGAVHFLASDAGAWMTGQTLIIDGGWSVYE, from the coding sequence TTGTCGAGGAAACCGTTCCGGCACTTCTGGGCCATCTGGCGCGCCGCATCTGAGGATGAAGCATCTCTGCCTTCACGACCGCTCTCGCAACGTTATCATACTCCAAACGTTCCGCCTCGCAAAATTGAGTTCCGCAGTTGGTTGACAAGATGTTCAGGCCTCCGTTTTATCGTGACGTCAAGGGAGGAAATCATGCGCCTGTTCGATCTTTCCGGTAAGACGGCACTCATCACGGGGTCCACCAAGGGTATCGGCCGGGCGTCGGCAGAGGCGCTCGCCGCTGCAAACGCACGCGTCGTGATCTCGAGCCGCACCGCAGAGGATTGCGAGCGCGTGGCCGCAGAGATCCGTGATGCAGGGGGTGACGCCACGCCCATTCCCGCGAATATCTCGCGAGATGACGAACTCGAAGATCTGGTGAAAACGACCGAAGAAAAACTCGGTCCGGTTGATGTGCTTGTCTGCAACGCCGCGGTCAATCCCTATCACGGACCGTTCCTCGACATTCCCGATGATGCGTTCGAAAAGACCATTCGCGTCAATATCCGGTCGAACATGCGACTGGCCAAGCGGGTGATCCCCGGCATGCAAAAGGCTGGCGGCGGCGCGATCGTCGTCATCAGTTCAATCGCGGGGTTCAAAGGCTCGGATATGCTCGGGACCTATGCGCTGACCAAGGCCGCTGACGCTCAGCTCGTTCGGAACCTCGCAGTCTGCTATGGCAAGGATAACATCCGCGCGAACGGAATTGCTCCGGCGCTGGTAAAGACCGACTTTGCCCGGAAACTCTGGGAGAACGAGGAGCGTGCAAGACAGGTCGCGGAAAGCTATGCGCTCAAACGCCTGGGCGAGCCGGACGATATCGCCGGCGCTGTGCATTTCCTGGCCAGCGATGCGGGCGCATGGATGACAGGGCAGACCCTCATCATCGATGGCGGATGGTCGGTCTACGAATAG
- a CDS encoding acyl-CoA thioesterase, producing MVDASAQLLGLLDMESLEVDLFRGHDLPDPGSRRIFGGLVVAQALMAAYETVEDRSRVCHSLHAYFLRGGDPEQPVIYQVDRSRDGGSFSTRRVVAIQHGAQIFHLSASFHIAEEGWEHQHAMPALPGPEEWTDRRELRSEDAARIKDPRVLDYLRDRAIEVREVEPRDIFEPEPVSDRNAVWFRIPAAKGQDIRMQQCLLAYASDMGLLGAALRPHGLSWFQGKVMSASLDHAMWFHSDVRAEDWQLYAMDSPFAGGARSFNRGSIYDRSGRLVASAAQEGLMRPLRKKS from the coding sequence ATGGTTGACGCCTCGGCACAACTTCTCGGGCTTCTCGACATGGAAAGCCTCGAGGTCGATCTCTTCCGGGGGCACGATCTGCCCGATCCGGGAAGCCGACGGATCTTCGGCGGTCTGGTCGTGGCGCAGGCGCTGATGGCGGCTTACGAGACGGTAGAGGACCGAAGCCGCGTCTGCCATTCGCTGCACGCGTATTTTCTGCGCGGAGGCGATCCCGAACAGCCAGTGATCTATCAGGTGGACCGCTCGAGGGACGGCGGAAGCTTCAGCACCCGCCGGGTCGTGGCGATCCAGCACGGCGCACAGATCTTCCATCTTTCGGCATCCTTCCACATCGCAGAGGAGGGCTGGGAACACCAGCACGCCATGCCTGCGCTGCCGGGGCCGGAGGAATGGACCGACCGGCGCGAATTGCGCTCGGAGGATGCCGCAAGGATCAAGGATCCGCGCGTGCTCGATTATCTGCGGGATCGCGCGATCGAAGTGCGCGAAGTCGAACCGCGCGACATTTTCGAGCCTGAGCCGGTGTCGGACCGAAACGCCGTCTGGTTCCGGATTCCCGCGGCCAAGGGGCAGGACATACGAATGCAGCAATGCCTGCTGGCCTATGCGTCGGATATGGGACTTCTGGGCGCCGCACTCCGGCCACATGGGCTAAGCTGGTTCCAGGGCAAAGTCATGAGCGCCAGCCTGGACCATGCTATGTGGTTCCATAGCGATGTCCGTGCCGAGGACTGGCAGCTCTATGCGATGGATTCGCCCTTTGCCGGCGGGGCTCGGTCCTTCAACCGAGGCAGCATCTATGACCGTTCTGGCCGCCTCGTCGCGAGCGCCGCGCAGGAGGGGCTCATGCGCCCGCTTCGAAAGAAGAGCTGA
- a CDS encoding SDR family oxidoreductase, whose product MNVSGKLAVVTGAGGGIGLALGRRLVAEGARVVFSDRDEMALRDVAGIGRTEVVDVAEPGATEAMIDTVEGELGQIDLFCSNAGIMRRGGVEVPDQDWQHMWDVNVMAHVRAARHLIPRMAARGGGYLLHTASAAGLLSQVGSAPYAVTKHAAVGFAEWVALTHGDDGIRVSVLCPQAVNTDMVRGNESGVASLDGMLEPDAVADAALRGIAEERFLILPHPQVLDYMRNKTESYDRWIGGMRKLNRRFAKSKDG is encoded by the coding sequence ATGAATGTCTCGGGCAAACTCGCCGTTGTGACCGGCGCAGGGGGCGGAATCGGTCTCGCTCTTGGCAGGCGTCTTGTCGCGGAGGGGGCGAGGGTTGTCTTCTCCGATCGGGACGAGATGGCCTTGCGCGATGTCGCGGGGATCGGCCGGACAGAGGTCGTCGACGTTGCAGAGCCGGGAGCGACCGAGGCCATGATTGACACGGTGGAAGGAGAGCTCGGACAGATCGATCTTTTCTGCTCGAATGCCGGAATCATGCGTCGCGGCGGCGTCGAAGTGCCGGACCAGGACTGGCAGCATATGTGGGATGTGAATGTCATGGCCCATGTGCGGGCCGCGCGGCATCTCATCCCGCGCATGGCGGCGCGCGGCGGAGGCTATCTTTTACACACCGCCTCCGCTGCCGGATTGCTCAGCCAGGTCGGCTCTGCGCCTTATGCGGTCACGAAACACGCCGCTGTGGGCTTTGCGGAATGGGTCGCCCTGACCCACGGGGATGACGGGATCAGGGTCTCGGTGCTATGCCCGCAAGCGGTGAACACGGATATGGTCAGAGGCAACGAGTCCGGCGTCGCCAGCCTCGACGGGATGCTGGAACCCGATGCGGTGGCGGATGCAGCGCTCAGGGGTATTGCGGAAGAGCGCTTTCTGATACTGCCCCATCCCCAGGTGCTGGACTACATGCGCAACAAGACAGAGAGTTACGACCGCTGGATCGGTGGCATGCGTAAGCTCAACCGGCGCTTCGCGAAGAGCAAGGATGGTTGA
- a CDS encoding acyl-CoA dehydrogenase family protein, translated as MSHALSEDELHDLRMSADARPLLEKVIRHVHDNCIPAEAEYQRLGKDRAERFAFAPGQLELLEDLKRKAREAGLWNFFLPDSETGEGLSNLDYAYIAFELGKSSLAPQSLNCAAPDTGNMEVLERVGTPAQKERWLKPLLAGEIRSAFAMTEPDVASSDAKNISTSAVLENGEWVLNGEKFYISGAGDPRCKILIVMCKTSPEAEAFRQQSQILVPMDTPGLEIVGPMTVFGQDHAPHGHMHLRFNDVRVPEENILWGEGRGFEISQLRLGPGRIHHCMRSIGSAEKALDLMIHRGTTREAFGKPIIDLGKNMETISRARIDIDAMRLLVLKAAKAMDVLGNKEARIWVSKAKAMVPEICCRIIDEAMQIHGATGISQWSDLPSMYAHQRTLRFADGPDEVHHHVIARAERQAFEASNERQAVAQEASRR; from the coding sequence ATGTCTCACGCGCTTTCCGAAGACGAACTGCACGATCTGCGGATGTCTGCCGACGCTCGTCCCCTGCTTGAAAAAGTGATCCGTCACGTCCACGACAACTGCATTCCCGCCGAGGCAGAATATCAGCGTCTCGGAAAGGATCGCGCCGAACGTTTCGCTTTCGCGCCCGGCCAGCTCGAACTTCTGGAAGATCTGAAGCGCAAGGCGCGCGAAGCCGGGCTGTGGAATTTCTTCCTGCCCGACTCGGAAACCGGCGAAGGGCTTTCGAATCTGGACTACGCCTATATCGCTTTCGAATTGGGCAAGTCGTCGCTGGCGCCCCAATCGCTCAACTGCGCCGCGCCGGACACAGGGAACATGGAGGTGCTAGAGCGCGTCGGCACCCCCGCTCAGAAGGAGCGGTGGCTCAAGCCGCTTCTGGCCGGAGAGATCCGCTCTGCCTTCGCGATGACAGAGCCGGATGTGGCGTCTTCCGATGCCAAGAATATCAGCACGAGCGCGGTGCTTGAGAATGGCGAGTGGGTTCTGAACGGCGAGAAATTCTATATTTCGGGCGCGGGCGATCCGCGCTGCAAGATACTGATCGTGATGTGCAAGACATCGCCTGAAGCAGAGGCGTTTCGTCAGCAGAGCCAGATCCTCGTGCCAATGGACACGCCGGGTCTGGAGATTGTCGGGCCGATGACGGTATTCGGGCAGGATCACGCCCCGCACGGCCATATGCATCTGCGCTTCAATGACGTGCGCGTGCCCGAAGAAAACATCCTGTGGGGCGAGGGTCGCGGTTTCGAAATCAGCCAGCTTCGCCTTGGTCCGGGCCGCATTCATCACTGCATGCGTTCCATCGGCTCGGCCGAGAAGGCCCTCGATCTGATGATTCATCGGGGCACCACACGTGAGGCCTTCGGCAAGCCCATCATAGACCTCGGCAAGAACATGGAGACGATTTCGCGCGCTCGAATCGATATCGACGCGATGCGGCTGTTGGTGCTCAAGGCGGCCAAGGCAATGGACGTGCTGGGCAACAAGGAGGCCCGGATCTGGGTGTCTAAGGCCAAGGCGATGGTCCCCGAGATCTGCTGCCGAATCATCGATGAAGCGATGCAGATCCACGGCGCGACCGGCATAAGCCAATGGTCCGACCTGCCGTCTATGTATGCGCATCAGCGGACGCTGCGCTTTGCCGACGGTCCCGATGAGGTGCATCACCACGTCATCGCGCGCGCCGAGCGTCAGGCTTTCGAGGCCTCCAATGAGCGCCAGGCGGTCGCGCAGGAAGCATCGCGGCGATGA